The following are encoded together in the Raineyella sp. LH-20 genome:
- a CDS encoding lipoyl domain-containing protein, whose translation MTDVPFPLMSEERREATGVVATWYAAEGEQVAEGQLLADVQMDKVDAEVMAPAAGTITLLVAEGEEVVQGSVIARIA comes from the coding sequence GTGACCGACGTGCCGTTCCCGTTGATGAGCGAGGAGCGCCGGGAAGCCACCGGCGTCGTCGCCACCTGGTACGCCGCCGAGGGGGAGCAGGTGGCTGAAGGACAGCTGCTCGCCGACGTGCAGATGGACAAGGTGGACGCCGAGGTGATGGCGCCCGCCGCGGGCACCATCACCCTGCTGGTGGCGGAGGGAGAGGAGGTCGTCCAGGGCTCCGTGATCGCCCGGATCGCCTGA
- a CDS encoding DUF485 domain-containing protein has protein sequence MPSPAHYREVEQSAEFVELRKRFRSFAFPMTVAFLVWYFLYILLSVYATAWMSTRVFGTITIGLIISLLQFVSTFLITWLYIRHANTKLDPLSSKLKADLEADMEGSDL, from the coding sequence ATGCCCAGCCCCGCCCACTACAGAGAGGTAGAGCAGTCGGCTGAGTTCGTCGAATTGCGGAAGAGGTTCCGCAGCTTCGCGTTCCCGATGACCGTTGCCTTCCTCGTCTGGTACTTCCTCTACATCCTGCTGTCGGTGTACGCCACCGCCTGGATGAGTACTCGCGTCTTCGGCACCATCACCATCGGTCTGATCATCTCCCTGCTGCAGTTCGTCTCGACCTTCCTGATCACCTGGCTGTACATCCGCCACGCCAACACCAAGCTCGATCCGCTGTCCTCGAAGCTCAAGGCCGACCTCGAAGCCGACATGGAAGGGAGCGACCTGTGA
- a CDS encoding cation acetate symporter: MAVVIMVTRGGLKRSGDFYTGGASFSGRQNGFAIAGDYLSAASFLGIVGAVAFYGYDGLLYSVGFFVAWLVALLLVAEPLRNTGRYTMADVISFRVKDRPVRMAAAISTLLVSFFYLLAQMAGAGGLVALLLGISSPVGQNLVIVIVGLLMVAYVLIGGMKGTTWVQMIKAILLIIGVIVMSVWVMARVGFNLSELMQQAIDHVNSVKPGKGEGLLSPMGKYGTNKLGFISLSIALVLGASGLPHVLMRFYTVPTAKEARRSVTWAIVLIGLFYLLTMVLGYGAAWLVGAENIAKMPGGANAAAPALAFELGGTILMALISGVAFATILAVVAGLTITASASFAHDIYNSVIKEGKADPRQELRVARITSIVIGLISIVGGVIANGQNIAFLVSLAFALAASANLPSILYTLYWKRFNTRGALWSIYGGLISGMVLIIFSPAVSGNAAAMFPHAHFAWFPLDNPALVSVPLGFILGWLGSITSSEHNEEKAVEMEVRSLTGAGAGGAIDH; the protein is encoded by the coding sequence ATGGCGGTCGTCATCATGGTGACCCGCGGTGGCCTGAAGCGCTCCGGCGACTTCTACACCGGCGGCGCGTCCTTCTCCGGGCGCCAGAACGGGTTCGCCATCGCCGGCGACTACCTGTCGGCGGCGTCCTTCCTCGGCATCGTCGGCGCCGTGGCCTTCTACGGCTACGACGGCCTGCTCTACTCCGTCGGCTTCTTCGTGGCCTGGCTGGTCGCCCTGCTGCTCGTTGCCGAGCCGCTGCGCAACACCGGTCGCTACACGATGGCCGACGTGATCTCCTTCCGGGTGAAGGACCGCCCGGTCCGGATGGCCGCGGCGATCTCGACCCTGCTGGTGTCCTTCTTCTACCTGCTCGCCCAGATGGCCGGCGCCGGCGGCCTGGTGGCCCTGCTGCTCGGCATCTCGAGCCCTGTCGGCCAGAACCTCGTCATCGTCATCGTCGGTCTGCTGATGGTGGCGTACGTTCTCATCGGTGGCATGAAGGGCACCACCTGGGTGCAGATGATCAAGGCGATCCTGCTGATCATCGGTGTCATCGTGATGTCGGTGTGGGTGATGGCGCGCGTCGGGTTCAACCTGTCCGAGCTGATGCAGCAGGCCATCGACCACGTCAACTCGGTCAAGCCCGGCAAGGGCGAGGGACTGCTCTCCCCGATGGGCAAGTACGGCACCAACAAGCTCGGCTTCATCTCGCTGTCGATCGCCCTGGTGCTCGGTGCCTCCGGCCTGCCGCACGTGCTGATGCGCTTCTACACCGTGCCGACCGCCAAGGAGGCGCGTCGCAGCGTCACCTGGGCGATCGTCCTGATCGGCCTGTTCTACCTGCTGACGATGGTCCTCGGCTACGGCGCCGCCTGGCTGGTGGGTGCGGAGAACATCGCGAAGATGCCTGGTGGCGCCAACGCGGCCGCACCCGCGCTGGCCTTCGAGCTGGGCGGCACCATCCTGATGGCGCTCATCTCCGGCGTGGCGTTCGCGACCATCCTCGCGGTCGTCGCCGGCCTGACCATCACCGCCTCGGCGTCGTTCGCGCACGACATCTACAACTCGGTGATCAAGGAGGGCAAGGCCGATCCCCGGCAGGAGCTCCGTGTCGCCCGGATCACCTCGATCGTCATCGGTCTGATCTCGATCGTCGGCGGCGTGATCGCCAACGGCCAGAACATCGCCTTCCTGGTGTCGCTGGCCTTCGCGCTGGCTGCCTCGGCCAACCTGCCGTCGATCCTCTACACGCTCTACTGGAAGCGGTTCAACACCCGCGGCGCCCTGTGGAGCATCTATGGCGGCTTGATCTCCGGCATGGTGCTGATCATCTTCTCGCCGGCCGTCTCCGGTAACGCTGCGGCGATGTTCCCGCACGCCCACTTCGCCTGGTTCCCGCTGGACAACCCGGCGCTGGTGTCGGTGCCGCTCGGCTTCATCCTCGGCTGGCTCGGCTCGATCACCTCCTCGGAGCACAACGAGGAGAAGGCTGTGGAGATGGAGGTCCGCTCCCTCACCGGTGCCGGTGCGGGCGGCGCGATCGACCACTGA
- a CDS encoding DUF2207 domain-containing protein codes for MTPASVLMLVIGLVVTAITVLAIVRSRRTGLDEIYQGVTPGQLPAPGQPALTRRVTDGEYTKAVAVQFTPPKGLRPGLVGTVFDGVAESRDVTATIVDLAVRGYVKITAVEAEGVAPSRGRQRPDGGRGGKPRPDWEIVAQDPPAGDELSVMEAHLLNGMFAYGPSVRISQLTGDFGQVMREAVQALYTEVVHRGWYRRHPRARNGLSGAALWGLAVGGALVMVVVAAVGGGALGGIVGGLLTLGSAGAWARWGRVRPGRTAEGTAVRIQALAFEEYLRTAEADQITFEEAAAIFSRYLPYAIVFGVADHWAKVFGEVAAKAQIAGYDTLDFGLDWIDMVILADLLDVPELALLLGEGVAELVGDLDVSGIADAVGGGLEAFSGGVADFVDSTGGLDSLGDGCDGCDLDFG; via the coding sequence GTGACTCCCGCCTCCGTCCTCATGCTGGTCATCGGTCTCGTGGTGACCGCCATCACCGTGCTGGCGATCGTACGGTCCCGCCGCACCGGCCTCGACGAGATCTACCAGGGGGTCACCCCTGGCCAACTCCCCGCGCCGGGCCAGCCGGCCCTCACCCGACGGGTGACTGACGGGGAGTACACCAAGGCCGTCGCCGTGCAGTTCACCCCGCCCAAGGGCCTGCGCCCCGGACTGGTCGGCACGGTCTTCGACGGGGTCGCGGAGAGCCGTGACGTCACTGCCACGATCGTCGACCTGGCGGTGCGGGGTTACGTGAAGATCACCGCGGTCGAGGCCGAGGGGGTCGCTCCGTCGCGGGGGCGGCAGCGCCCGGACGGCGGCCGCGGCGGCAAGCCCCGGCCGGACTGGGAGATCGTCGCCCAGGACCCGCCCGCCGGTGACGAGCTGTCGGTGATGGAGGCCCACCTGCTCAACGGCATGTTCGCGTACGGCCCCTCGGTGCGCATCTCGCAGTTGACCGGTGACTTCGGCCAGGTGATGCGCGAGGCCGTCCAGGCGCTCTACACCGAGGTCGTGCACCGCGGCTGGTACCGCCGCCACCCGCGCGCCAGGAACGGTCTGAGCGGTGCCGCCCTGTGGGGGCTGGCCGTCGGTGGTGCGCTGGTGATGGTCGTCGTCGCCGCGGTCGGTGGTGGCGCACTGGGCGGGATCGTCGGCGGGCTGCTCACCCTGGGGTCGGCCGGCGCCTGGGCCCGGTGGGGACGCGTACGCCCCGGACGGACCGCGGAAGGCACCGCCGTACGGATCCAGGCGTTGGCCTTCGAGGAGTACCTGCGGACCGCCGAGGCGGACCAGATCACGTTCGAGGAGGCGGCCGCCATCTTCTCCCGCTACCTGCCGTACGCCATCGTGTTCGGCGTGGCGGACCACTGGGCGAAGGTGTTCGGTGAGGTGGCGGCCAAGGCCCAGATCGCAGGCTACGACACGCTGGACTTCGGTCTGGACTGGATCGACATGGTGATCCTGGCCGATCTGCTCGACGTGCCTGAGCTCGCCCTGCTGCTCGGAGAGGGAGTGGCCGAACTGGTCGGCGACCTCGACGTCTCGGGGATCGCCGATGCGGTCGGCGGCGGTCTGGAGGCGTTCAGCGGCGGGGTGGCCGACTTCGTCGACTCCACCGGCGGTCTGGACAGCCTGGGGGACGGCTGCGACGGCTGCGACCTCGACTTCGGGTGA
- a CDS encoding mechanosensitive ion channel family protein, translating into MPWTIPEQWINNAGVIVVTVLVALIVRGLLVRAIRRITRMLIKDASGKRIRATEILRRAADMSDERYAARANTTASLLRNVTDIVMVIIVVMTVMNVVGVPLAPLLASASIGGVALGFGAQSLVKDYLSGIFMISEDQFGVGDWVQVNDKISGRVEEVGLRVTRLRAFSGVVWYVRNGDITELGNSSQGTSTAIIDVPIALTADPGAAIEIMQQVLTEMAALEEWQQVLIADPVVLGVDSMDAVQTKLRATADTLANQQWGFQREALSRIRTALHIAGIEDPSIPPTALDQQS; encoded by the coding sequence GTGCCCTGGACGATTCCCGAGCAATGGATCAACAACGCCGGCGTGATCGTGGTGACCGTGCTGGTCGCCCTGATCGTCCGCGGCCTGCTCGTCCGGGCGATCCGCCGGATCACCCGGATGCTCATCAAGGACGCCAGCGGCAAGCGGATCCGGGCCACCGAGATCCTCCGCCGGGCCGCGGACATGTCGGACGAGCGCTACGCCGCCCGGGCGAACACCACCGCGAGCCTGCTGCGCAACGTCACCGACATCGTGATGGTGATCATCGTGGTGATGACGGTGATGAACGTGGTCGGCGTCCCGCTGGCCCCGCTGCTGGCCAGCGCCAGCATCGGCGGCGTCGCGCTCGGCTTCGGCGCCCAGTCGCTGGTGAAGGACTACCTGTCGGGGATCTTCATGATCTCCGAGGACCAGTTCGGGGTCGGCGACTGGGTGCAGGTCAACGACAAGATCTCCGGCCGGGTGGAGGAGGTCGGCCTGCGGGTGACCCGGCTGCGCGCCTTCTCCGGCGTGGTCTGGTACGTCCGCAACGGTGACATCACCGAGCTGGGCAACTCCTCCCAGGGCACCTCGACGGCGATCATCGACGTGCCGATCGCGCTGACCGCCGACCCGGGGGCCGCGATCGAGATCATGCAACAGGTGCTGACCGAGATGGCGGCCCTGGAGGAGTGGCAGCAGGTGTTGATCGCCGACCCGGTCGTGCTGGGCGTCGACAGCATGGACGCGGTGCAGACCAAGCTACGCGCGACCGCCGACACCCTCGCCAACCAACAGTGGGGCTTCCAGCGCGAGGCGCTCAGCCGGATCCGTACGGCCCTGCACATCGCCGGCATCGAGGATCCGTCGATCCCACCCACCGCACTGGACCAGCAGTCCTAG